The Fragaria vesca subsp. vesca linkage group LG2, FraVesHawaii_1.0, whole genome shotgun sequence genome includes a window with the following:
- the LOC101299922 gene encoding uncharacterized protein LOC101299922 gives MKLSAVRLKPRIPSSVVPDRYRRRPSLGFTAACKLSPNKLVLGFIYKSALAHDHDPSLTERSESLTGICSSMAAPQLPPWSHQWSPPWLRQKRLMRSSPGIWRDIKLNILISQPNSLTFTMILWSFPLNMSQTWRRLSSLRNSLKWIWNPTQILLKHTAVMSRNVLTRDPALPILTT, from the exons ATGAAGCTCTCAGCCGTCCGATTAAAACCGAGAATACCCAGCTCCGTCGTACCTGATCGCTATCGGAGGAGACCTAGTTTGGGCTTTACAGCTGCGTGTAAATTGAGCCCAAATAAATTGGTATTGGGATTTATATATAAGTCTGCCCTAGCTCACGATCACGACCCCTCATTGACCGAAAGGAGTGAAAGCTTGACTGGAATTTGTTCATCCATGGCGGCCCCGCAACTCCCGCCTTGGTCGCATCAATGGAGTCCGCCTTGGCTGCGTCAGAAGAG GCTTATGCGAAGTTCTCCAGGGATCTGGAGAGACATCAAATTAAATATTTTGATCTCTCAACCGAATTCTTTGACCTTCACAATGATTTTATGGTCATTTCCACTCAACATGAGTCAGACTTGGAGGCGTTTGAGCTCATTAAGAAACAGTTTGAAATGGATTTGGAATCCCACGCAGATACTATTGAAGCATACTGCAGTAATGTCAAGGAATGTACTGACCAGGGATCCAGCTTTACCGATTCTGACAACGTGA
- the LOC101298489 gene encoding uncharacterized protein LOC101298489 — protein MTTSETEEERPGDEKKSCWSDIPVDILCEVADRVPYWDLFRFATVCKTWRLAIYRVHLPQRSTLLVPYLLSYTCIRERDEYIEFYDLHGETYKYPIDSERQLFGGTSRLYARKFGWLLLKKLELPFEQFYLFNPFWNLVVLLPPLELELGFQVVLATFTSSPIRGCVILVIARRYGSNDHIINTCKLPKFDWSVHKTRCQGSVEGVAYLDGIFYCVVPKIIDDLNSLSLSISTFNIALQAWVMDYASTTLQHHTRSSAFCVVESDGKLLLAVRDEPVLLIYQFDWLRKDWIRVQNLGNHVLLLDHSSSIACPTLGRDSKFSNKIFHLDWGKEPFTFSGNGVWRRP, from the coding sequence ATGACGACTTCTGAAACAGAAGAAGAAAGACCTGGAGACGAAAAAAAGTCTTGTTGGTCCGACATACCTGTTGATATCTTATGTGAAGTGGCCGATCGTGTCCCATATTGGGATCTTTTTCGTTTTGCTACTGTATGCAAGACCTGGAGACTTGCCATATACAGGGTTCATCTTCCACAACGCTCCACATTGCTTGTGCCATACTTGTTGAGCTATACCTGTATACGTGAACGTGATGAATACATCGAGTTTTATGACCTGCATGGTGAAACTTACAAATACCCAATCGATAGCGAGAGACAACTCTTCGGCGGTACCAGCAGACTCTATGCTAGAAAATTTGGTTGGTTACTTTTGAAAAAGCTTGAGCTACCCTTTGAACAATTCTATCTGTTCAATCCTTTTTGGAATCTGGTTGTACTACTGCCCCCATTAGAGTTGGAGTTGGGTTTTCAAGTTGTATTAGCAACATTCACGAGCTCTCCAATACGCGGCTGTGTTATCTTGGTCATTGCCAGAAGGTATGGATCTAATGATCACATCATAAACACATGTAAGCTCCCAAAATTCGATTGGAGTGTTCACAAAACTAGATGTCAAGGTTCTGTTGAGGGAGTTGCTTATTTAGATGGGATTTTCTATTGTGTTGTTCCAAAGATAATTGATGATTTGAATTCTTTGTCGCTGTCGATCAGTACCTTCAATATAGCACTTCAAGCTTGGGTCATGGACTATGCCTCCACAACACTTCAACACCATACCCGAAGCTCAGCCTTTTGCGTGGTTGAGTCGGATGGGAAGCTATTATTAGCAGTTCGTGATGAACCAGTATTGCTTATATACCAGTTTGATTGGTTACGTAAAGATTGGATTAGGGTTCAAAATTTGGGGAACCATGTATTGCTTTTAGATCACTCATCATCAATTGCTTGTCCGACATTGGGGAGGGACAGTAAATTTTCAAACAAGATATTTCATCTTGACTGGGGCAAGGAGCCTTTTACTTTCAGCGGCAATGGTGTCTGGAGAAGGCCCTGA
- the LOC101298772 gene encoding F-box/kelch-repeat protein At1g57790-like — translation MISEWVRSGVGKSQALLVKLLLLAPNFSSRLQPRTTSQEEEEEEWRCFNGSNNNNSMHIAENKHSSWSDLPLDILCEVANRLLYWDLVRSAAVCKTWWRVIYGAHLPQRSTLLVPYLMSYTCNRDGKHIEFLDMQGETYKYTVKHELLVDGTNPGPYASKYGWLLLNRYGLNKEQFYLYNPFCNEVIQLPELDLEPGFYVEIATFTAPSTSPNCVIFVLCRKYQSRSQNCIISTYKLGNRRWSNYKTTCQGSVEGVTYVDGIFYCIFPEKNHLDGSSSVFISTFDIAVQKWVMDYTSIKIEDHNESRTFYLVESINGKLLLAVSDLAHDVRSHCWFLYQFDWLRKDWTMVRSLGHQVLLLSSSSSISSPTLGKDNKLSDMIFHLNWGNEPFTWSSDGVWRKALL, via the coding sequence ATGATTTCTGAATGGGTTCGATCTGGTGTGGGAAAATCTCAAGCTCTACTAGTGAAGCTGTTATTGCTCGCTCCCAATTTCTCCTCTCGCCTCCAGCCGAGGACGACATCTCAAGAAGAAGAAGAAGAAGAATGGCGATGTTTCAATGGTAGTAATAATAATAACTCGATGCATATTGCAGAGAATAAACATTCTAGTTGGTCCGACCTTCCGCTCGATATCTTATGTGAAGTGGCCAATCGTCTCCTATACTGGGATCTTGTTCGTTCTGCTGCCGTATGCAAGACCTGGTGGCGTGTCATATATGGGGCTCATCTTCCACAACGCTCCACATTGCTTGTGCCCTACCTGATGAGCTATACCTGTAATCGTGATGGTAAACACATAGAGTTTTTGGACATGCAGGGAGAAACTTACAAATATACAGTCAAGCACGAACTCTTGGTCGACGGAACCAATCCAGGACCCTATGCGTCAAAGTATGGTTGGTTGCTTCTGAATAGATATGGGTTGAACAAAGAACAGTTCTATCTATACAATCCCTTCTGCAATGAGGTTATACAACTACCCGAGTTGGATTTGGAGCCGGGATTTTATGTAGAGATTGCAACATTCACAGCCCCTTCGACTTCTCCCAACTGTGTTATCTTTGTCCTCTGCAGAAAGTATCAGAGTAGAAGTCAAAACTGCATCATAAGCACTTATAAGCTCGGAAATAGAAGATGGAGTAATTATAAAACTACATGTCAGGGTTCTGTCGAGGGAGTTACTTACGTAGATGGAATTTTCTATTGTATTTTTCCAGAGAAAAATCACTTAGATGGTTCGTCGTCGGTGTTTATCAGTACCTTCGATATAGCAGTTCAAAAATGGGTCATGGACTATACATCCATAAAAATAGAAGACCATAATGAAAGCAGAACCTTTTACTTGGTTGAGTCGATAAATGGGAAGCTATTACTGGCAGTGTCTGACCTAGCTCATGATGTTAGAAGCCACTGCTGGTTTCTATACCAATTTGATTGGTTACGAAAAGATTGGACTATGGTTCGAAGTTTGGGGCACCAAGTATTGCTTCTAAGTAGCTCATCGTCTATTTCTAGTCCCACATTGGGGAAGGATAATAAATTATCAGACATGATATTTCATCTTAACTGGGGAAATGAGCCTTTTACTTGGAGCAGCGACGGCGTTTGGAGAAAAGCTCTACTTTAA
- the LOC101300688 gene encoding uncharacterized protein LOC101300688, which translates to MAIAAATIALARPTSTALLTTTHRANWVFTPFALSHSSSSSKSSRALILYSKPGCCLCDGLKEKLQAALLLSGPDSIHDVDLQIRDITANPEWEKAYQYEIPVLARVLSDGTEETLPRLSPRLGVEMVQKKIAAALKH; encoded by the exons ATGGCCATTGCAGCAGCTACAATAGCTCTGGCCAGACCAACCTCGACGGCTTTGCTAACAACAACACACAGGGCCAACTGGGTCTTCACTCCTTTTGCTCTGTCTCATTCTTCTTCTTCTTCAAAATCTTCAAGAGCTCTCATCCTCTACTCCAAGCCCGGCTGCTGTTTATGCGATGGCCTCAAAGAGAAGCTTCAGGCCGCTTTATTGCTTTCCGGACCTGATTCCATTCACGACGTTGATTTACAG ATAAGGGATATTACAGCCAACCCTGAGTGGGAGAAAGCGTACCAGTATGAGATACCTGTTTTGGCTAGAGTGCTATCTGATGGCACTGAG GAGACTCTACCTAGATTATCTCCTCGTCTTGGAGTGGAAATGGTTCAGAAGAAAATAGCTGCAGCCTTGAAACACTAG
- the LOC101300975 gene encoding auxin-induced protein 5NG4-like, translated as MSTSMWKKAKPYLLTIGLQFGSAGMYIISTVTLNHGMNRYVLIVYRNAIAALVLLPFALVLERKTRPKMTLSIFFHIMVLGFLEPVLDQGFAYLGMNYTSASFTSAIMNAVPSVTFVISVIFRIEQVNIKEVRSQAKVIGTLVSFGGALLMATYKGPAINIVGSHDNSSHHESSSSNTSGSHWAMGTLFILIGCVAWSCFYVLQSVTVKKYPANISLSCWICTMGAMQGAAVAFVAERRPSAWAVGMDTRLLAPLYTGIVSSGITYYVQGLVMKTRGPVFVTAFNPLCMILVAILASFILAEKLHLGSIIGGVIIAIGLYAVVWGKSKDYGTSPSSDPSDLKDEDEVHKLPVTTTNGTKMSIIGDKDSSNKPTEMQYMTVQK; from the exons ATGTCGACTAGCATGTGGAAGAAGGCAAAACCGTATTTGCTGACTATTGGTTTGCAATTTGGAAGTGCAGGGATGTACATCATAAGCACTGTGACTCTCAACCATGGCATGAATCGATACGTTCTCATTGTGTATCGCAATGCTATTGCAGCTCTTGTTCTCCTTCCTTTTGCTTTGGTTCTTGAAAG GAAAACAAGGCCCAAAATGACGCTTTCAATCTTTTTTCACATAATGGTGCTGGGATTTCTAGA GCCGGTCCTTGATCAGGGCTTTGCTTACTTGGGAATGAATTATACTTCAGCATCATTCACTTCTGCCATCATGAATGCCGTTCCCTCTGTTACCTTTGTAATTTCCGTCATTTTCCG GATAGAGCAAGTAAACATTAAGGAGGTCCGGAGTCAAGCAAAGGTGATAGGAACCCTAGTAAGCTTTGGGGGAGCTTTGTTGATGGCAACGTACAAAGGCCCTGCCATTAACATAGTAGGCTCACATGATAACAGCAGCCACCATGAAAGTAGCAGCAGCAACACTTCGGGCTCACACTGGGCAATGGGGACGCTCTTCATCCTCATAGGCTGTGTGGCTTGGTCCTGTTTCTACGTGTTACAA TCTGTAACAGTGAAGAAATACCCGGCAAACATATCTCTGTCCTGCTGGATATGCACCATGGGCGCCATGCAAGGTGCAGCAGTAGCTTTTGTTGCAGAGCGCCGTCCTAGTGCATGGGCTGTTGGCATGGATACAAGGCTCCTAGCACCTCTTTATACG GGAATAGTTAGTTCTGGAATTACATACTACGTGCAGGGATTGGTAATGAAAACGAGAGGACCAGTGTTTGTGACAGCTTTTAACCCTCTTTGCATGATCCTTGTCGCAATTCTGGCTTCGTTCATTCTAGCTGAGAAACTGCACCTGGGCAG TATCATTGGAGGGGTTATAATCGCCATCGGCCTTTATGCTGTGGTTTGGGGAAAAAGCAAGGACTACGGTACTAGCCCAAGCAGTGATCCCTCTGACCTCAAGGATGAGGATGAAGTTCACAAATTACCAGTTACTACAACCAACGGGACTAAAATGTCCATTATTGGTGACAAAGATAGCAGCAACAAGCCAACAGAGATGCAATATATGACGGTCCAAAAATAA
- the LOC101301259 gene encoding auxin-induced protein 5NG4-like, whose amino-acid sequence MGDQSPSVSKPSAFLKKIKPYLAMVSLQFGYAGMYIISMVSFKHGMSHFVLSVYRHVVALCVIAPFALVLERKIRPRMTLPIFLRIMLLGFLEPVLDQNLYFLGMKYTSATFASAVVNVLPAITFILALCFRLETVNVKKLHSLAKVIGTVVTLSGAMIMTLYKGPIIDIVRGHSNSAQSSSTESSDQHWIAGPLMLIASCGGWASFFILQSFTLKKYPAQLSLTAWICVMGVLEGGVVTLVMERNMSVWVIGWDSRLLASVYSGVICSGLAYYVQGVVNRERGPVFVTSFSPLCMIITAVLGAIVLAEQVHLGSILGAILIVFGLYTVVWGKSKDPLPLDEPLKDEKGSVNHELPVTAANNSINGRT is encoded by the exons ATGGGAGACCAAAGTCCATCTGTGTCTAAGCCAAGTGCGTTTCTCAAAAAAATCAAACCTTATTTGGCTATGGTGTCCCTGCAGTTTGGGTATGCAGGCATGTACATCATAAGCATGGTCTCGTTTAAGCATGGCATGAGTCACTTTGTTTTGTCGGTGTACCGTCACGTCGTTGCCCTCTGTGTCATTGCACCCTTCGCGTTGGTTCTTGAAAG GAAAATAAGACCACGGATGACTCTCCCAATATTCCTCAGAATAATGCTGCTTGGATTTCTTGA GCCAGTTCTGGACCAGAACTTATACTTTCTGGGAATGAAGTACACCTCGGCAACATTTGCATCTGCAGTTGTTAATGTTCTTCCTGCCATAACCTTTATTCTGGCACTTTGCTTCAG GTTAGAGACTGTGAACGTCAAGAAGCTACATAGCCTAGCCAAGGTCATCGGAACGGTGGTGACCTTGTCCGGAGCAATGATCATGACTTTGTACAAAGGCCCTATTATTGATATTGTACGGGGACACTCAAACAGCGCCCAAAGTAGCAGCACCGAGTCAAGCGATCAGCATTGGATCGCTGGCCCCTTGATGCTCATAGCCAGCTGCGGCGGTTGGGCAAGTTTCTTCATCCTACAA TCGTTCACGTTGAAGAAGTACCCAGCACAGTTGTCTCTCACTGCCTGGATATGCGTAATGGGTGTGTTGGAGGGTGGAGTAGTGACACTTGTGATGGAACGCAATATGAGCGTTTGGGTTATAGGCTGGGACTCCAGGCTTCTTGCTTCTGTTTACTCT GGAGTGATTTGTTCTGGACTTGCATATTATGTGCAAGGCGTTGTGAATAGAGAACGCGGCCCCGTTTTCGTGACATCTTTCAGCCCTCTTTGCATGATCATCACCGCAGTTCTGGGTGCCATCGTTTTAGCTGAGCAAGTCCACCTCGGAAG TATACTCGGAGCTATTCTCATTGTGTTCGGACTCTACACCGTGGTTTGGGGTAAAAGCAAAGACCCTCTGCCCTTGGACGAGCCCCTGAAAGATGAGAAAGGTTCTGTTAACCACGAACTGCCGGTCACTGCTGCAAATAATAGCATCAACGGACGTACATGA